The window GGCTCTGCCAAGCCACCGCCAATGGCTGGGCGCTCGATCTCGATGAACTCGAGCGCTGCCGCACGGCCAAGACGCGCCTCCTGGTGGTGAATTTTCCCCACAATCCCACCGGTTACTTGCCCACGCCGGCTGAGCTCGAGGCGATCATTGCCTGGTCGCGGCGCCATGATCTCCATCTCTTCAGCGATGAGATGTATCGATTTTTGGAATATGATCCGGCGGCGCGGCTGCCGGCAGTCTGTGATCGCTATGAAAAAGGCATCAGCCTGGCGGGATTGTCGAAGAGTTTTGCGCTGGCGGGATTGCGCCTGGGCTGGCTGGCCACGCGCGAGGAAGCGCTGCTGCACGCCTGTCTCACGCTGAAAGATTACACCACCATCTGCAACAGCGCGCCCGGCGAGATTTTGGGATTGATGGCTCTGCACGCCCGCGATGGAATTTGGGCCCGCAATCTCGCCATCATTCGCGCGAACCGGCAGCATGCCGAATCATTCTGCCGTGTTCACGGTGATCGTTTGCGCTGGCTGGCGCCGGCCGCGGGCTCAGTCGCCTTCCCCGAGTGGCGCGGTGACGGCAGCAGCGATGAGTTCTGCCGCAAGCTGCTCGCTGCGAAAAGCGTGATGGCCGTACCCGCCAGCATTTTTGATTTTCCCAGCAATCATATCCGCCTGGGTTTGGGGCGGAAGAACTTTGCAGAAGCCTTGCAGCGCGTGGATGAATACTTGCGTGGAAACTGACCTTTCGGCCGCCGCGAAAATCGGCGTGGTGATCGTTGACGACGAAGAACTCGCCCGCGCCGTGGTGCGCGAGTATCTCGCCGCGGATCCGGAATTGCAGGTGCTGGCGGAATGCGCCAACGGCTTCGAGGCCGTGAAGGCGGTGGCCGAAACCAGCCCGGATTTGCTGTTGCTCGATGTGCAGATGCCCAAGCTCAGCGGCTTCGAAGTGCTGGAGTTGCTCGACCGCGAAGTGGCCGTCATCTTTGTGACCGCCTATGAAGAGTATGCCGTGCGCGCCTTCGAAGTGCATGCCGTGGACTATTTGCTGAAACCTTTCAGCGCCGAACGCCTGCATGCAGCCGTGGCGCGCGCCAAGCGCCGCATTGCACAGCATGAGCCGCTGCCGCGCGCGGAGTTGACCCGCGCCGCGCGCACGGCCGTGGCGCCGCTCGAGCGCATCCTGTTGCGCGACGGCAGCAAGGTGCTGGTGATTCCGGTGGCCAGGATCGACTATTTTGAAGCGCAGGATGATTATGTCGGCGTGCGGTCTGAGGGCAAGAGCCATCTCAAGCAAATGACGATCGGCGAGTTGGAAGCGGCGCTCGACAACCGGCGTTTCGTGCGCATCCATCGTTCCTACATTTTGAATGTCGACCGGCTGGACCGCCTCGAACTTTATGCCAAGGACAGCCGCGTCGCGATTCTGCGCGACGGCAGCCGCCTGCCGGTGAGCCGCGCCGGTTATGCCCGGCTCAAGGCTTTGTTGGGGTGAATGGCGGGCGAGGGTTCAGACCAGACACGGGCAGGCGTTCTGCATCACGAAATGCGCTAGGCAAGAGGGCAGCATGCTACTCGTTTCTGGCATCTCTGGGGTAAATTTGAAATTGTCAAGACACCGGCGCTTCTGCAACGGCTTGGCCGCTGCTTCAATCACCACCGCGCTTGAAGTTTTAGAAACCTCGGCTCAGCCGCGGTTGGAACACTTTCGCACAGACACGAATTGCCTGCCCTCGCTTTGAAAAGGGGAACGAGCGCTCAGCCGCATGCGGACGCGACGTTTGCGCCTGTCCGAAGAGTGCGGCGTCAAATCGCCTTGCTTGACAACTTCTCATAAAATCCCGCCAGCGCTTCCGCAAATCCCTCCCAACTGTTTTGCTGCCGGCGCTGCGCAATCGCGCGCGCCATGCGCGGCTGCATGTTTTCCTCAAAATACGCTCGAATCTTTTCCGCGAGGGCCTGCGGGTCGTGTGCGTGCAGGATCAAACCGGTTTCATTGTCCTGCACCATTTCGGCAAGCCCGCCGACGTCGGTGACGATCACCGGCAGATTGAAGTGAAAAGCGATTTGCACGATGCCGCTCTGGGTGGCGGATTTGTAGGGCAGCACGCAGACGTTGGCGGCGGAAAAGAACAGCGGCACTTCCGCGTCAGCGAGGTAGCGCACGAACAGTTTGATCTTGCCGGCGCTGCCGCTCTCGTCGATGAGGCGTTGATAGCGGCTGAAATCGCCGTACATCTCGCCGGCGATCACCACGCAATAGTCGTCGGGGAGAAATGCCGTGGCGCGGATGAGATGATCCAGGCCTTTGTAGTCGCGAATGAAGCCGAAAAAGAGAATGAGGTGCTGCGCTGGCGGCAAGCCCAGTTGCGCGCGCGCTTGTGCGGCGGCGATCGGCGGCCCGAAATGATCATAGATGGGATGCGCCTTCAGAAAATATTCGGCCGCGGGCTTCAGTCGCAGCAGATCCTGCTCCACCACCTTGCTCATCACCGCGAAGCCGTCGTAACGGTTCAAGAAGTAGCGAATGAGCTGCACGTCTCCCGGCCGGCGCTCATGCGGAATGAGATTGTCGAGAATGGCAATGGCTTGCGCGCCGTGCCGGCGCACGCGTTGCGCCACGCTTCCCAGGCTGGGTGCGAAAAACGGCATCCAGAATTTGGTGAGCAAAAGGTCGGGCCGGCAGGCGCGTATGATGGCGGCGGTTTTGAAATAAGAAAGCGGATTGATGCTGTCCAGCACGGCCTGCGCCGGCACGGGATCAACCTGATCTTCCGCGGTGACATACTGCGTGGCCCCGGGAAAAAGCAGGCCGGGATATTGGCGGGTGAAGGTGAAGGCATGCACCTCGTGCGTTTTTTCGAGCGCGCGATAGAGCGAGGCATTGAACTGCGCGATGCCGCCGCGCAGCGGATAGAAAGTCGAGAGAAAAGCGATTCTCATGGTGTGTGCCGGCTGCGCTCGACGATCGCCTGGAAAACAGTGGCGACCGGCAGATCCTGCATGCAATGCCGCGTGCGGCGGCAGGTGTTGCCGAAGTAGCAATCGCAACCCGTCTCCGGTTCCAGCAGCACGCCCAGGCCGTACAGCTCGAATTCGTGGGGATTGAAGATGTTGTTGAACAGCACCAGCGGCTTGCGCAGGCCGAGCGCGATGTGCATCATCATGGTCACCGCGGTGACGATGACGTGGCATTGGGCGGTGAGCGCGATGAATTGCGGCAGCGGAAACGTGCCGGGGTAGTACGCGCCGCTGCGGGCTTGCAAGCCGCGGTTTTGTTCGTCTTCCTCCGGGCCGCCGAGCAGCATGGGAAAACAGCCGGCCTGCCGCAGCTCGGCGATCAACGCCACCCAATAATCTTCCGGCCACTGCCGGGTGAGCCAGCGCTTGCCGCAGCCGGTGTTGAGGCCGATAATCTTGCGGCCCTGTGCCTGCTCGTGCAAGCTCTGCCATTGGCCGTCATAGCGCCGGTCGGCCTCCAAAACATAGGGCTCGCCCCGGAAGTCGAAGCCGCAGATCTCGAAAATCTCCTCCAGATAACTCTTGCGGTTCTGCTGGGAAATGCTGTCGAACGCGCCGGTGAGCAGCTTGGCCTTGGCGGCCTGATTCAAACCGGTGATTTGCCCATTGGCCAGGCCGAAGCCGAACTTGCGATCGGCATTCACATCGGTGAGCAACGCGCAGGCCTCGAGATCCTTGTCGAGATTCACCGCGATGTCGAATTTGAGATGCGAAAGCGCATAGAGCGCTTTGAAATCGAAGCGGTAGATTTTATCGACGGCAGCGGCCGGCAGGATTTCCGGCGTGTGCGTCAGCCAGGAAATGTGCGCGCCGGGATATTCTTCGTGAAAACGCTGCAGCAGCGGCGTGGTGCGGATGACGTCCCCGATCGCGCCGAGCTTGATGAGCAGGATGCGCATGCGCACCGGGTCGTATTCCTCGCAGGTGGGGCAGAGCCGGCCGCGCTGCTTGTTGGGCAGGCAGGGAATGTCGCCGCGAAAATGCCGGCAATCGAGTTTGAGATCGGAGAATTGCATGGGCCTCAGATTTTGCGAATGACGATCGAACCCCAGATGTCCGGCAGCTCGACGATCTTTTCCGGTTTGTCCTGCAGAAATTCGTTGACCGCGCGCGCGACCGCATGATTCGATTCCGGCGAGTTGTAATCATGCGCGAACAGGTAGCCGCCGGGAACCATGCGCGGATAAAAGAACTCTAGCCCGGCGCGGGTGGGCTGATAGAGATCGAGATCGAGCATGACAAAGGCGAACTTTTCCTGCTCCAGGCCGCGAACGGTCTCGGGAAAATAGCCCGGCCGGAAGACGACATGATGGGTGTCGCCGAGCGCGGCTTTCACGATTTCGATGCTGGTGTCACGAAAGCGCTGATCGGCGCCGCTCAAATCCTGCTCCGGAAAGCCGGCAAAGGTGTCGAACAAATACAAATCACGCTCCGGCGCCAACAGGTGCAACAGCGCGCTCAGCTCGCCGCGGTAGACGCCGACTTCCGCAAGACTGCCGGCGATTTGCTGGCGTTCGAGTGCAGTGACAGCATAGGCCACCGCGGCGTAGCGCACCGGATCGTCCGCACCGGTGAGGTAGTTTGCCGCCGCGCGCCCATAGGTCGGGAACTTCGGCAGCAGGCTGCGCCAGCCGCGGAAGCGGCGCACGATCTTGCGCGCAGCGCGATCCAAATGCCAACGCACGAGCAGCCTTTTGAGTTTTTCTTTCTGAGAGGTGGAAATCACGGCACCGGCCACCGGAGATGATGAATGTTTGTCCGCGAATCAGAGGATGTTGTGAGCTGGAGCCCTTGCGGCTTTCGACAAAAATGTTCCTGCAACGGCTTGGTTGTTGCATCACAAACTTCGGAGTTGCCCCGCTGCTCAACGATTGAGAGACCTCGACTCAGCCCAGGCTGAACCTCTCTCGCACATACGCTCATATGAAGCATGCAGAGATCGAGCGTATCCCGCGGCCGCGACGCCGGCCGCGTCAAAAGCTCGGCCACGCCAGGTTGGGCACGCGTTCATCATGCGCACTGGCGATTTGAAAGGCCATTTCCATGCTCTGCGAGTAATTCAAGCGCGGATCGCAATAAGTCCGGTAATTCGTCGCGAGATCAGCCTCGGCGATTTGCTCGGCGCCGCCCAGGCATTCGGTCACCGCCTCGCCGGTCAGCTCGAAATGCACTCCGCCGAGATGGCTGCCGCAACGCTGATGAATCGCGAAACACTGCGCCAGCTCCAGCAGAATATCGCGAAAATCGCGTGTTTTCATGCCGCCTGCGGTGATTCTGGTGTTGCCGTGCATGGGATCGCAACACCACAGCACCCGGCCGTTGCTTCGTTGCACCGCCCGCAGCAGCGGCGGCAGCAGATCACCAATGCGATCCTTCCCCAGCCGGGTGATCACCGTGAGCCGGCCCCATTCGTTTTTGGGATTGAGCACGCGGATCAGCTCGACCAGCTCGTCGGGCGCGCAGGTCGGGCCGACCTTCAAGCCGAGGGGATTGGCCAGGCCGCGGAAGTATTCCACGTGCGCGCCGTGCAACTGGCGCGTGCGGTCGCCAATCCACAACGTGTGCGCGCCCAGATTGTAGTAGCGCTTGCGCTCTTTCACGTAATGCGTCAAAGCTTCTTCATAGGGCAACAACAGGCCCTCGTGCGAAGTGAAGAAATCGACGCGGCCCAAGACTTCCGCTTTCACGCCGCCCAGCGCCTCCATGAATTGCACGCCGTCGAGGATGCGTTTCACCAGGCGACGGTAGTCGCGGCGGCGATCGCTTTTGGAAATGAACTCGAGATCCCAGTGATCGGGGTAATGCAGGTCCGCGAAGCCGCCTTCGATCAGGGCGCGAATATAATTGATGGTGGTGGCGGAATGATAATAGCATTGCAACAGGCGTTCAGGATCGGGGATGCGCGTGCGCGCGTCCGGCTCGAAGGAGTTGATGCTGTCGCCGCGAAAGACCGGCAGCTTCTGGCCGCGCACGTTTTCGTATTCCGCCGAGCGCGGCTTGGCGTATTGCCCGGCGATACGGCCGATGCGCACGATCGGCTTGCGCAGGCCGTAGATCAGCACCAAACTCATCTGCAGCAGGATTTTCAGTTTGTTGGCGATGGCGCGGCTGCTGAAATCCTGAAAGCGCTCGGCGCAGTCGCCGCCTTGCAGCAGAAAGCGCTTGCCCTGCGCGGCCTCGCGCAGCAGGCGCTTGAGGTGATCGACTTCACCGGGAAAAACCAGTGAGGGATAGAAGCGAAGCTGCGTCAGCACGCGTTCCAGATGCGCGGCATCGGGATAGGTGGGTTGCTGGGTGATGGGTTTGTTGCGCCAGCTCCTGGGGGTCCAAGTCGTCATGGCTGGGTTATGGTTTCTGCCTGGCAAGTCATTGGCGTTTTTGTTTCGCATAATAGTCATGGCAGGCGGAGAATGTCAAGCAGGTTTCTTGCTGGAAGGCGCCCGGGCGCCGGCAGCTTCCGGCAGGTGTATCGGAAGAGGAATACTGCGGGGCTTGACTTGATTGGGCGGCGAAGCGTTTGCACAGCCGGCCTCGCTCACTCGAACAGCAATTTGCCGTCCTGCATGATCGTGCGGCTGTCGATCGAGATCGTGGGTTCGGAGATCAGGCCGCGCGCCACGATTTCGGTCGTCTTCAATGGGCCCAGGCGCCGGCCGAAGCCGAGGTGAATGGTGCCCAGGATTTTCTCATCCTCCAACTCAGATTGCCCGGAGCGCGCGTGCTCGTTCATGCCGAAGCCGATTTCGAGCACGGTGCGGGCGGTGCCGGTTTTGATCTTGGCGCCGCCGGCTTCCAGCAATTCCGCGCCGCTCAGGCGCAAGCGGCGGCGCAGGGCCACGGCCTCCCGGCCGCCGCGAATCAGTTTGATCTTGCCGTCCACGACTTTCATCGCGATGCCGGCCGCGCTGGCGGCGCGTTCTCCCGCCACGCCGTTGAGCACGATTTCACCGTTCACGGTGTTGCCCGCCGGCATGATGTAGGCGCGGCCGGTCGGCATGCTGGTACAGGGAAAATCACCGTTGAGCGGCGCCGCTTCCATGACGCCGCGATGCTGATGAATCGACATTTCGAGCGCTGTGCCGGATTTGCTGGTGAGCGTGATGGTTTTGCCGATGGTCAGAATGTCCGCGATTTTACGGCAGCGCTCCCGCAAGCGGCGCAAGTCGGTTTTGGCGCAGCGCTGCACCGCCTCCTCTTCCATCGGCGGGCAGATCAAAACCTGGCTGCGCGTCTGCTGCCGCAGCCAGTTGATGCTGGGCGTATCCAAATTCGGCGCCAACACCAGCA of the bacterium genome contains:
- a CDS encoding aminotransferase class I/II-fold pyridoxal phosphate-dependent enzyme; protein product: MQPAPFKLERYFARHEFSAQYLLSASDCESLALSELLGLADERSLALWRELKLGYTESAGHPQLREAVARLYESVTPEQVMIAAPEELIFLAMNTLLRPGDHVITIFPAYQSLYEIARSLGCEVTPWLCQATANGWALDLDELERCRTAKTRLLVVNFPHNPTGYLPTPAELEAIIAWSRRHDLHLFSDEMYRFLEYDPAARLPAVCDRYEKGISLAGLSKSFALAGLRLGWLATREEALLHACLTLKDYTTICNSAPGEILGLMALHARDGIWARNLAIIRANRQHAESFCRVHGDRLRWLAPAAGSVAFPEWRGDGSSDEFCRKLLAAKSVMAVPASIFDFPSNHIRLGLGRKNFAEALQRVDEYLRGN
- a CDS encoding response regulator is translated as METDLSAAAKIGVVIVDDEELARAVVREYLAADPELQVLAECANGFEAVKAVAETSPDLLLLDVQMPKLSGFEVLELLDREVAVIFVTAYEEYAVRAFEVHAVDYLLKPFSAERLHAAVARAKRRIAQHEPLPRAELTRAARTAVAPLERILLRDGSKVLVIPVARIDYFEAQDDYVGVRSEGKSHLKQMTIGELEAALDNRRFVRIHRSYILNVDRLDRLELYAKDSRVAILRDGSRLPVSRAGYARLKALLG
- a CDS encoding glycosyltransferase encodes the protein MRIAFLSTFYPLRGGIAQFNASLYRALEKTHEVHAFTFTRQYPGLLFPGATQYVTAEDQVDPVPAQAVLDSINPLSYFKTAAIIRACRPDLLLTKFWMPFFAPSLGSVAQRVRRHGAQAIAILDNLIPHERRPGDVQLIRYFLNRYDGFAVMSKVVEQDLLRLKPAAEYFLKAHPIYDHFGPPIAAAQARAQLGLPPAQHLILFFGFIRDYKGLDHLIRATAFLPDDYCVVIAGEMYGDFSRYQRLIDESGSAGKIKLFVRYLADAEVPLFFSAANVCVLPYKSATQSGIVQIAFHFNLPVIVTDVGGLAEMVQDNETGLILHAHDPQALAEKIRAYFEENMQPRMARAIAQRRQQNSWEGFAEALAGFYEKLSSKAI
- a CDS encoding glycosyltransferase family 9 protein is translated as MQFSDLKLDCRHFRGDIPCLPNKQRGRLCPTCEEYDPVRMRILLIKLGAIGDVIRTTPLLQRFHEEYPGAHISWLTHTPEILPAAAVDKIYRFDFKALYALSHLKFDIAVNLDKDLEACALLTDVNADRKFGFGLANGQITGLNQAAKAKLLTGAFDSISQQNRKSYLEEIFEICGFDFRGEPYVLEADRRYDGQWQSLHEQAQGRKIIGLNTGCGKRWLTRQWPEDYWVALIAELRQAGCFPMLLGGPEEDEQNRGLQARSGAYYPGTFPLPQFIALTAQCHVIVTAVTMMMHIALGLRKPLVLFNNIFNPHEFELYGLGVLLEPETGCDCYFGNTCRRTRHCMQDLPVATVFQAIVERSRHTP
- a CDS encoding TylF/MycF family methyltransferase; amino-acid sequence: MISTSQKEKLKRLLVRWHLDRAARKIVRRFRGWRSLLPKFPTYGRAAANYLTGADDPVRYAAVAYAVTALERQQIAGSLAEVGVYRGELSALLHLLAPERDLYLFDTFAGFPEQDLSGADQRFRDTSIEIVKAALGDTHHVVFRPGYFPETVRGLEQEKFAFVMLDLDLYQPTRAGLEFFYPRMVPGGYLFAHDYNSPESNHAVARAVNEFLQDKPEKIVELPDIWGSIVIRKI
- a CDS encoding 3-deoxy-7-phosphoheptulonate synthase class II gives rise to the protein MTTWTPRSWRNKPITQQPTYPDAAHLERVLTQLRFYPSLVFPGEVDHLKRLLREAAQGKRFLLQGGDCAERFQDFSSRAIANKLKILLQMSLVLIYGLRKPIVRIGRIAGQYAKPRSAEYENVRGQKLPVFRGDSINSFEPDARTRIPDPERLLQCYYHSATTINYIRALIEGGFADLHYPDHWDLEFISKSDRRRDYRRLVKRILDGVQFMEALGGVKAEVLGRVDFFTSHEGLLLPYEEALTHYVKERKRYYNLGAHTLWIGDRTRQLHGAHVEYFRGLANPLGLKVGPTCAPDELVELIRVLNPKNEWGRLTVITRLGKDRIGDLLPPLLRAVQRSNGRVLWCCDPMHGNTRITAGGMKTRDFRDILLELAQCFAIHQRCGSHLGGVHFELTGEAVTECLGGAEQIAEADLATNYRTYCDPRLNYSQSMEMAFQIASAHDERVPNLAWPSF